NNNNNNNNNNNNNNNNNNNNNNNNNNNNNNNNNNNNNNNNNNNNNNNNNNNNNNNNNNNNNNNNNNNNNNNNNNNNNNNNNNNNNNNNNNNNNNNNNNNNNNNNNNNNNNNNNNNNNNNNNNNNNNNNNNNNNNNNNNNNNNNNNNNNNNNNNNNNNNNNNNNNNNNNNNNNNNNNNNNNNNNNNNNNNNNNNNNNNNNNNNNNNNNNNNNNNNNNNNNNNNNNNNNNNNNNNNNNNNNNNNNNNNNNNNNNNNNNNNNNNNNNNNNNNNNNNNNNNNNNNNNNNNNNNNNNNNNNNNNNNNNNNNNNNNNNNNNNNNNNNNNNNNNNNNNNNNNNNNNNNNNNNNNNNNNNNNNNNNNNNNNNNNNNNNNNNNNNNNNNNNNNNNNNNNNNNNNNNNNNNNNNNNNNNNNNNNNNNNNNNNNNNNNNNNNNNNNNNNNNNNNNNNNNNNNNNNNNNNNNNNNNNNNNNNNNNNNNNNNNNNNNNNNNNNNNNNNNNNNNNNNNNNNNNNNNNNNNNNNNNNNNNNNNNNNNNNNNNNNNNNNNNNNNNNNNNNNNNNNNNNNNNNNNNNNNNNNNNNNNNNNNNNNNNNNNNNNNNNNNNNNNNNNNNNNNNNNNNNNNNNNNNNNNNNNNNNNNNNNNNNNNNNNNNNNNNNNNNNNNNNNNNNNNNNNNNNNNNNNNNNNNNNNNNNNNNNNNNNNNNNNNNNNNNNNNNNNNNNNNNNNNNNNNNNNNNNNNNNNNNNNNNNNNNNNNNNNNNNNNNNNNNNNNNNNNNNNNNNNNNNNNNNNNNNNNNNNNNNNNNNNNNNNNNNNNNNNNNNNNNNNNNNNNNNNNNNNNNNNNNNNNNNNNNNNNNNNNNNNNNNNNNNNNNNNNNNNNNNNNNNNNNNNNNNNNNNNNNNNNNNNNNNNNNNNNNNNNNNNNNNNNNNNNNNNNNNNNNNNNNNNNNNNNNNNNNNNNNNNNNNNNNNNNNNNNNNNNNNNNNNNNNNNNNNNNNNNNNNNNNNNNNNNNNNNNNNNNNNNNNNNNNNNNNNNNNNNNNNNNNNNNNNNNNNNNNNNNNNNNNNNNNNNNNNNNNNNNNNNNNNNNNNNNNNNNNNNNNNNNNNNNNNNNNNNNNNNNNNNNNNNNNNNNNNNNNNNNNNNNNNNNNNNNNNNNNNNNNNNNNNNNNNNNNNNNNNNNNNNNNNNNNNNNNNNNNNNNNNNNNNNNNNNNNNNNNNNNNNNNNNNNNNNNNNNNNNNNNNNNNNNNNNNNNNNNNNNNNNNNNNNNNNNNNNNNNNNNNNNNNNNNNNNNNNNNNNNNNNNNNNNNNNNNNNNNNNNNNNNNNNNNNNNNNNNNNNNNNNNNNNNNNNNNNNNNNNNNNNNNNNNNNNNNNNNNNNNNNNNNNNNNNNNNNNNNNNNNNNNNNNNNNNNNNNNNNNNNNNNNNNNNNNNNNNNNNNNNNNNNNNNNNNNNNNNNNNNNNNNNNNNNNNNNNNNNNNNNNNNNNNNNNNNNNNNNNNNNNNNNNNNNNNNNNNNNNNNNNNNNNNNNNNNNNNNNNNNNNNNNNNNNNNNNNNNNNNNNNNNNNNNNNNNNNNNNNNNNNNNNNNNNNNNNNNNNNNNNNNNNNNNNNNNNNNNNNNNNNNNNNNNNNNNNNNNNNNNNNNNNNNNNNNNNNNNNNNNNNNNNNNNNNNNNNNNNNNNNNNNNNNNNNNNNNNNNNNNNNNNNNNNNNNNNNNNNNNNNNNNNNNNNNNNNNNNNNNNNNNNNNNNNNNNNNNNNNNNNNNNNNNNNNNNNNNNNNNNNNNNNNNNNNNNNNNNNNNNNNNNNNNNNNNNNNNNNNNNNNNNNNNNNNNNNNNNNNNNNNNNNNNNNNNNNNNNNNNNNNNNNNNNNNNNNNNNNNNNNNNNNNNNNNNNNNNNNNNNNNNNNNNNNNNNNNNNNNNNNNNNNNNNNNNNNNNNNNNNNNNNNNNNNNNNNNNNNNNNNNNNNNNNNNNNNNNNNNNNNNNNNNNNNNNNNNNNNNNNNNNNNNNNNNNNNNNNNNNNNNNNNNNNNNNNNNNNNNNNNNNNNNNNNNNNNNNNNNNNNNNNNNNNNNNNNNNNNNNNNNNNNNNNNNNNNNNNNNNNNNNNNNNNNNNNNNNNNNNNNNNNNNNNNNNNNNNNNNNNNNNNNNNNNNNNNNNNNNNNNNNNNNNNNNNNNNNNNNNNNNNNNNNNNNNNNNNNNNNNNNNNNNNNNNNNNNNNNNNNNNNNNNNNNNNNNNNNNNNNNNNNNNNNNNNNNNNNNNNNNNNNNNNNNNNNNNNNNNNNNNNNNNNNNNNNNNNNNNNNNNNNNNNNNNNNNNNNNNNNNNNNNNNNNNNNNNNNNNNNNNNNNNNNNNNNNNNNNNNNNNNNNNNNNNNNNNNNNNNNNNNNNNNNNNNNNNNNNNNNNNNNNNNNNNNNNNNNNNNNNNNNNNNNNNNNNNNNNNNNNNNNNNNNNNNNNNNNNNNNNNNNNNNNNNNNNNNNNNNNNNNNNNNNNNNNNNNNNNNNNNNNNNNNTAGAAAAGCCTCTCTATCTGTCGTTATGTGCTCGGTGACTACTGAATCTACAATACACATAGGAAGTGATtcagttaagaaaataaaataagaaacattTACATCACTATGTAAATTATTAATAAGGTCGCGTACCTTTTTAGGCTCAGGACAATCACGAGCAAAGTGTCCTTTGTTCTCACAATTGTAGCACTTGAGCTTAGCCATGttcacctttttatttttctttagagcaaaaatatttttctctccttATTGATTATTATTTGGCTTCTTTGAgacattttctttttccttcttttgagaAAATTTACCAAGCATGCGTTTGTTACCATATCTACGTTTAGGATCTGAACTGGTCATATAAGCATTTGTAGCAGCATTGTCTACTCCAAGACGCTCGTCCTCGAGTTCCAAATGCCGCTTAGCATCTTCCATAGTTTTGATGCTAACATTGTGGGTTAagtgtattttcatattttcccaATTTTGGGGTAGGGAGCGAATCACAACTTGGAGTTATTGCTCTTCGGTCAACACATGACCAGCATCTTTCAGTTCATTCACCATGTTTAACATATGGCGAAAATGCTTTCGCATAGTATGATCAAGACGTTTCTTATAAGCATCAAACTTAATAGTAAGAGCCCTTAACTTAGCAATTGAAGTATGaccaaatttttcttttaatgtggACCACATGTACTTAGCATCATCATACTTTTGAAATTCTCTCGTAATATTATCCATACTGCTCAGCAATGTTATGCAagcaaaaaaaattttctttttccaagTTTGATATGCCTCAAGATCTTTCACATGTTGAGGGGTATCACTATTTTCAGAAAATGTCATAGACACGTTAAGAACTTCTAGAGCCTCTTGCTCTTCCAGGACATATTAGATTTTCATACTCCATATTTCATAGTTATCACTGTTAAGCTTATCACCTTTATTAAGCTCGGCAACAATGTTCTTTGCAGCAGTAGACATACTGATTTAAACAATTATAAAGTTTAGTGAGACAACTACATACATTATTTTAGCCtaaattcatatacataataattcTTAAAATAACCCACTATGTCAATACTTATTTCACATCAGATTCAGATTCGAAAGTTCACTAAGTTCCCAATCATCATCTGAATTCTAATATgtcataaatttaacacaatcaATCATTTAAAAACCACTTATCTTAAATCACATAAATTTAAGATTATACATACATAAATTCCATAACAAATATAGAAACAAAAAACATTGATTAACAGTGCATCAAATATTAAAGTGCAAATTCACGCATGCacacatttaaaattttaacGTTTGGCAACATCACAATCCCATAAAAAGCAAATGATTAACAAATATACATGTAGTCAGACAAACTGCACATAAATTTGattaaagggcagcccggtgcattaaagctatcgctatgcgcggtgttcggggaagggtccctccacaagggtgtatcgtacgcagccttatcttgcatttctgctagagactgtttccaaggcttgaacctgtgacttCGTGGTCACATGACAGcgactttaccagttactccaagactcccTTCTGCACATAaatttgattgaagaaaataaacATGGGTTACTCTGTCCCATTGTTCAGTCGCTAATCTCTTcctccttttttttaaaataaattagtgaaacacatgaaatttCAAACTGATTGCACCAACAAATGGTGTCTTCACAgaggtaaaaaaaaaagtgatgtgGCCATGCCACATCACCATTCacgtataattttttatttttaattatatgacatttctTTCCTCTTCCAATTAACCCAACACCACATCAATATATTCATAACTTCCTGTAGAAAATATTCCAACTTTTGTTGAATTCTTAActcaacaagaacaaaaaaaaaaaaaaattatatgatctGTCCATAAATTACAACAAAGAATGAAAGGCAGTTGAAAAACAGAATGATTAGGCGAAAGGACATATCACCCGAAAGATGGTTGTTGATGGCCTCTTAGCTTTGGGATATGATTTTTCAATCTGAGAGTCTCACTGGAGAGAACTCCTTCAACTCCTGCTGGTAAATCTATAATCTCATCAACATCGCATATGCTACATTTTTTTGGCTTGATAGTGTATGTCCTGTATCGGATTAAAAGCTTGAAAATGTGTGGATTTCATGCTTATTGGTATGCAGACTTATAAATTATTAAGCTTAGTTACAGATTTATATACCAGTAATGGTGCCCAGTGCATTAAAGGCTCCACTATGTGGGGTGGGAGTGGGGTTTGGAGAAGTGTCGGACTACAAGGTTCTATTGTACATAGCCTAAATAATTTGATTTCAGGATTTGCCAAATAATTGCAACAAGGAGGGAACTGCAATGTAAATGACCGAAGTAGAGCAGATAGATTTAAAAGACTCAAGGTTAGCAATTAGTAGTTCGTAGTTGCAAATGACTCATTTAATGATCCCAAATATTTCAAGGTTAGGAACCTAGTGATAAGAATCAGAGGCACTTCActttctgtttaaattttcaaatgTTTCTTAATTTTGAAATGCTCACCAGTCATCAGTTGGTGCTTGCCGCAGGCTATTTGCTTCTTTCTTCGACTGCCTTTCGTTCTTTGTTCTAATTTATGGACggatcatatattttttattcttgttgaGTTAAGAATTCAACAAAAGTTGGAATCTTTTCTACAAGAAGTTATGAATATATTAATGTGGTGTTGGGTTAACTTGGAATTCTGATCGAAACAAAGCAAAActtgaagaagaaaggaatgacatataattaaaaaaaaatacacgtGGCATGATCTCGTGGTTTTTTTTTAATCTAGGTGACATGCTGGGTGAAATTCTGTTAAGAAGAGGagtatttttaagctaaaaaacTAACGAAGAATATTTTTGATCCAATTCAAATAGTTTAGAAgtatttttgaccattttctGTTGAAAAAATGATGGCGTACTCTTAATCAAAGTAAATACTCAATACTACCAACTTTTCAGAaaacaaaggaagaaaaagaacTTTCCAAAGAATTCACCTATttccttcacttttttttttaatttctcatcCGGTGTTCAGAACCCACATTGGAGCCTGACTAATTCGAATTTGTGCAGGATAGGGCCCCATTCGgagggtagcgctcccaacagaattttcttCATACCCAGAATCGAACTTTCGAtttctgattaagggtggaacaACTCCATCCGCCGCACCACAATTGATATTTCCTTCACATTTAGAGTTCAAAAAAAGAActcattcaaatttttttaaaaaaaaaatggcaaGAAACACTAACGGCATTCGATGCTAGTAGTACTTttgttgagataaaaaaaatgtcCTTTCCGTTTGTAAAAACAATGCTTCCAAAAAAAAagctttcttttaaaaaaaaaaaaaaatctaatactccctccatttcagaataagtaaattattggggtatttattaatgtttcaaaataagtaaattattaaaaagaatttcactatgatttgacaaccaattaacgtttgaaaaagtattacaaggtcaattttttttaggaggggtaaaaatgaaaaattgtgttaaatttatatctttaatgtttTTCTCTTAATATGTatgtcaaaattcaataattcatttattattaaacGGAGAAAGTATTCATAGTAAATTTGCATGTGTCAAAAAAAACATCATCATTACTTAACAGTAAAAAAGGTGTTGCTGCCTATCAATTTGCTAAAAAAACAATCCCAAAATATCTTCacaggataaaaaaaaaaatacacactgTTTTGTGACAGATTGGAGTGGATATCTTTCGCACAGCGTATATTCTCACGGAGAAAAAtaagaccaaaaaaaaaactacGAAATGTCAATGTAGAATCTAATTTAATACATAATTTATAGTACTTACGTTTAGGTGGGTTAGACCAGGTTGGATTATGTGGGTCAGATTAgggttgttttgaaattttttactgttgggcccggaACCGGACCGACCCACAACCAGAATAACTCTCACGGGCCAATTTCGAGTTGACTTGgaccggcccacttaacacccttaagTTGTAGTAATCACACCTTTTGCCTTTGTAACCTTGCCCTCCATAACTGGTTGATGCCTGATTTCTGCTTCCATATCCAAAATCTGCATAATTTATGTGTACTTACATAGCAATAGGCTCAGTTTTATCACTAATGGTTGCAGCACAAGCAAGTTGCTGGATCTCATCCTCAATGATCATTGCATATgcttgattaagtgtaggtgttgTTCCCTTCATCAGTATTTGTCTCTTTGTTTGATCATACGCATCATTTAGTCCGCTTAGAAATTGTATTAGCCTCAACTGATATAAGTGTTCTGAATACTCTTTAGACTTAGGACAATTACATGATGGAGCTGGTATAACTGCATCATGCTCACTCCACAGATTCTTCAGCTCAGTGAAGTAGGTTGAAACTGAGTCAGTGCCTTGGTGTAGATTGTTGATTTCCCTGTGCAATTATACAACCTCATACGATTCACCTTATCAAACCTCTGCTTAAGATCTTCCCATACCTCACAGGCATTTATTGTATACATAATACCACTAAGTAACTCTGCACTTACTGAGCTCACCAGCCATGAGAGTACTATTGCATTACATGTCTCCCACTGATCATGTAATTCCTCTCTATATGTGTCCTTGTCGCAAGTACCAGTTACAAAATTATACTTCCTTTTTCCTATGCAATCTTCATAGATCTACACCAAATTTCATAATTCTCTGAACCAGTCAACTTTATGGGAATCAAAGCAGCTCCTGCCACATCTGATGCTCCCAGAAACAGGGGATCACTAGGATCTATCTTAGGTGCCATATCTATTTCGCAAGCTACGGCTAAGGTGGAAAAAAAATCACAGAATCTCGAAGTCTATAACTTGTAATCAGAGATCTATGGCTCACAAATGGAGATCTAACTCCTCTAAGCTTACTAGCTTACAAACAGGAATGACAAGCAGAATGAACTCACTGTATTGATGGTGTATTCACACTCGATCGTTGTTTTCTCCAGTTTCATGATCGCGTGGCCCTGATACCATGTTGAAATATCTCTCAAGCTCTCACACACGACTACCATTGGAGCAGTTACTGAGCTTGATGAGAAGGAAGAAGAGAGAAATTGAGCTAAGAAGAAACTTTTGTATATTGAGTCATGTACAATGTGAGTTCATGACATCTATTTATAGACTCACATGACTAACATGTGATTATCTAGAAGTTTGCTAACAACCTCCTAACTACTTGATCAAGTGACCAACTCACTAACTAACTTGCCAGCTGGCTAACAAACTTGGCTAACTAATCAACCAACCAATGTAACTGTGTTAACTAACTAATGGATCAGCAGTTAATCAATGTAACAGTGGCTGCACTATAGAATGTAGACTATAGAAATCTTTGCAAGTTTTAACACACATCTTGAATGAAAGAACTAGCTTTCCAAATATAAATACAGTAAAAAGCTGCGGGCAAAATAGAACCAGAATACTAGCCAACTTGGAGTGGGGAGGAAAGGTAAATAAAAGATTTGATATCGGAAGTATCTAAATGGTCACTAGACAAAAAGTGAATGAAACATTTCCGTGTAACTCTCTTCTATAGGCAAAATAAATACCAGTCAATTCGGAGCAGGGGCTGAAGGTAAATAAATGAGTTAAATAAAAGATTCAGACTTCGATTTATCTAAACAGTAATTAGACAATGAACAGTttgtttcttctttatatttctcTTCGATGCCAAACTTTTAGCCAGTTCATGTTTCAAGTACACCTGGCATTACACTTTATCCTCTAACTTGTCGTTTACTAGAGGGACAAACTCCATACTTTTTCTTGGGGTCCGAGGTGTACGAGGAGTGCCTGGTGTTTGTTGTGAGAGCATGTGCCTCACGTATCCATAGAATGTACATCCGATAAGTGTTATTGCACATCCAACGGCATTCATCATTGAGATTGGGTTTCGAAAGATGAGCCACGAACAAGTTACAGCAACTGCAACCTGCAAAGGTAAGAAATTTTAAGTAAAACACAATAATATTGATTAAAAACAGTATTCTGATCAAATGCAGAACTTTATGAGTGAGAAATAACATATCAAAATGCTGTGACTTAATTAAGGAATATAGTGACATCATATTAGGTGGGTAGTGTTTGAAATGGTTCAGTTTAGTTGTGCACTAATAAGAGAGATTTGTTTGTATTGTCTCATTTCACATGCAATCAAGGGTATCTCGACATTAGCTTAAATTGAGAACATCAATCCATAGTTTCAACTTTCATAGATTGACGTAATTAATCAAATCTTTAGTTTGTCAACAACTGACCAAGCGTTTAGATCAGTTCAAAGCAAAATGCTATCAGATAAGCTCACATTGATCGCTGAGATAATTTTGGCACATGTAGACAATGCATGTGTCATGATGAGATCTATAAATTTGTGTTGCTTAACAATGTTAAGGCACCAAACCACCGAAATGCAATTCAACATGCCAAGTCAAATGAGCAAACAtataaagaattattagaagtgTAAATTCACGGGCCAGAAAAATTGTTGGCTCTGGTTAAGCATGAATACCAGAAAATATATACAAGCATTATTTTCATAGAAGAAACAAACCATAAGCATTAACAAACAAACAAAGTGCAATAGCTCGTACCTTAAGGTTTCCAGCAACATTAAAGGTGACTGCTGTGGTAGAGTGAATGACATAGAAGATAGAGAAATTGAGGCAAAAGGCCAGCACACcagaaccaaaaataataaagaaggaCGAAAGAAGTGGGGGATCTGTCTGCAACCATCCCACTATTCCAGGGCCTTCCAGTAGTAAGGCTGGTACCGCCAAGATCATTGTGGCAAAAGGCGCCATATAATATACTGTGTTTATGCtaaaaaatgtagaaataaatCAAGATACTTGTAAAAACAATGTTGCCATAACTAAAAGTAGTGtccaaaataatacgacaatttTGTTTATGAACACATATACAACTTCATCTCGGAAGccaactctatttttttttgattttataacTGTGGCGTCCAAGCCTGCTTTCGCACATCTTGATTAATTCCACGAGACAattgtcacctcccaccagcaacaaatACCAGTAACTCCATCCACCAACGTTAGGGAAGGTACCACCCTACTGTTTTGTCTTTGCTGGGATTTGAACAActctattctttttgttgttgttgttgataggtaaatgcaaattttgattCATTGAGAAATTACTGTTACTTTGGTGATCCACATGACAAGATGTCACAAGAAGGAAATAAGGAAAACAAATGTAACGGGGGTTTTGGTTTAGGGCTTCTTTTACAGAGAATGTTCGGGTCGACGAGGATTTAGGTTTTGAAGCATAGACCTATAGGCCATATTCCATTTGAATAAGAATATGAAACTTGGAAATAAACTATCACGATGGAAATGGATAACATAAATTCCAACAGGTCTGGTGAATTTAAAGAGGTTGTCGATGATTCTAGAGATAAATGAAAGACACAGATTAAGAACAACTGCAGACTCTCTCCCTGTCTTTTCCTCACAGCATTAaattataatcttaaatatatttttttcatctctACAGATATTATCCTTAAAAGGGCTAGTAAAAATAGACAAAGATAAGCAAACTGGATGAATTTGAGGGGAAAACAAAAATCAAGAGCTTGAGTTCCTTCtttattcctttttatttaattttctttttccttgttaAGGCAGCATAATTTCTCTGATTCTCTGCAGCAAATTTTTACCCCGAGTTATTTAACTctaaattaaaacctaaactggTCATTGGGCCTATATCTTTGGTTCGAAACCAGATAGGAGGGATTAAGATAGTCATCTCTTCGCTTTTAGCCTCTTCACTATTTTGTTTGATGATATGCCAAGGCAAAACCATCAACAAGG
The Capsicum annuum cultivar UCD-10X-F1 chromosome 6, UCD10Xv1.1, whole genome shotgun sequence DNA segment above includes these coding regions:
- the LOC107874069 gene encoding uncharacterized protein LOC107874069; amino-acid sequence: MAPKIDPSDPLFLGASDVAGAALIPIKLTGSENYEIWEINNLHQGTDSVSTYFTELKNLWSEHDAVIPAPSCNCPKSKEYSEHLYQLRLIQFLSGLNDAYDQTKRQILMKGTTPTLNQAYAMIIEDEIQQLACAATISDKTEPIAM